From one Rhodamnia argentea isolate NSW1041297 chromosome 1, ASM2092103v1, whole genome shotgun sequence genomic stretch:
- the LOC115756956 gene encoding ent-copalyl diphosphate synthase, chloroplastic: MKWQEIVEDGMGVGDVKVGYLSSEIEERVEAIKSMFLSMSDGEISTSAYDTAWVALVEDVDRSGNPQFPEALQWIADNQHPDGSWGDDLLFFPHDRILNTLACVVALKYWKIHPDKCEKGISFFKDNISKLGEEKLDHMPIGFEVTFPSLVETARKLEIKVCDDSPVFEEIYAIRNTKLNKIPSDVLHQVPTSLLHSLEGMKGLNWEKLLKLKNADGSFLFSPSATAFAFLQTGDVSCLNYLRRTVQRFHGGVPNVYPVDLFEHLWAVDRLQRLGVSRYFKEEIKECMGYVYRYWSDKGICWARNSRITDIDDTAMGFRLLRLHGHGVSADVFEQFKRGNEFSSFEGQSTEAVTGMFNLYRASQLIFPGEKILEDANRHAAEFLRRKQEANELVDKWIITKDLPGEVGYALDVPWYASLPRVEMRFYIDQYGGESDIWIGKTLYRMGYVNNNVYLELAKLDYNNCQALHLSEWDNFQRWYCESKLVDFGTSWKTLLYSYFTAAASIYEPERARERLAWAKTSVLVDTIASCLEGGGTSHERRRAFVHEFRKFSKKQEHINGRSSIPDTGGEGLVATLLGTLDQLSLQALVARGIDVSHPMRAVWEKWLLGYGEEGDKFKGVVELLVQMIALGAGGNTALSDDLSSHPRYHHLCNLADAICRRLARHQTQEVCKNERVQTETAMQELVQLVLQDSTPVINRELKDAFFAVTRSFYYTAHCDAGTIDSHIAKVLFERVN, encoded by the exons ATGAAGTGGCAAGAGATTGTGGAGGATGGCATGGGAGTAGGAGATGTTAAG GTTGGTTATCTGTCGAGTGAGATTGAGGAACGAGTCGAAGCAATCAAGTCGATGTTTCTGTCGATGAGCGACGGAGAGATAAGTACATCGGCCTACGACACGGCTTGGGTTGCTCTTGTAGAGGACGTCGACAGGAGTGGCAACCCTCAGTTCCCGGAAGCTCTTCAATGGATTGCAGACAATCAGCATCCCGACGGTTCTTGGGGCGATGATCTCCTCTTCTTTCCCCACGATCGAATCCTCAACACCTTGGCTTGTGTCGTAGCTCTAAAGTACTGGAAGATCCATCCTGATAAATGTGAAAAAG GAATATCATTCTTCAAAGACAACATATCTAAACTCGGAGAGGAGAAGCTCGACCATATGCCCATTGGGTTCGAAGTTACTTTTCCTTCACTTGTCGAGACCGCTCGGAAATTGGAGATCAAGGTCTGCGACGACTCTCCGGTCTTCGAAGAGATATATGCGATCAGAAATACTAAGCTCAACAA gataCCGAGCGACGTGTTGCACCAAGTGCCCACAAGTCTACTCCATAGCTTGGAAGGAATGAAGGGATTGAATTGGGAAAAGCTTCTGAAATTGAAGAACGCAGATGGGTCGTTCTTGTTCTCTCCCTCCGCCACTGCATTTGCATTCCTGCAAACCGGGGATGTGAGTTGCTTGAATTATTTAAGGAGGACTGTCCAAAGATTCCATGGAGGAG TTCCGAACGTGTATCCGGTTGACTTGTTCGAGCATCTGTGGGCCGTTGACCGCTTGCAGCGACTCGGAGTCTCAAGATACTTCAAGGAAGAGATCAAAGAATGCATGGGCTACGTTTATag ATATTGGAGTGATAAAGGGATCTGCTGGGCAAGGAATTCAAGAATCACTGATATTGATGACACCGCCATGGGATTCAGGCTCTTGAGACTCCATGGCCATGGAGTGTCTGCTG ATGTGTTTGAACAATTCAAGAGAGGAAATGAGTTCTCCAGCTTTGAGGGGCAGTCGACGGAGGCGGTCACCGGAATGTTCAATCTCTATAGGGCCTCTCAGTTGATCTTCCCAGGAGAGAAAATCCTCGAGGACGCCAATAGACATGCGGCGGAGTTTTTGAGACGGAAACAAGAAGCTAACGAGCTAGTCGATAAGTGGATCATAACCAAGGACTTACCCGGCGAG gtCGGGTACGCTCTGGATGTTCCATGGTACGCGAGCTTACCCCGTGTCGAGATGAGATTTTACATAGACCAGTATGGCGGCGAAAGCGACATTTGGATTGGCAAGACTCTCTACAG GATGGGGTACGTGAACAACAATGTCTATCTGGAGCTCGCAAAGCTGGATTACAACAATTGCCAAGCTTTGCACCTTTCGGAATGGGACAATTTTCAGAG GTGGTATTGCGAGAGCAAACTCGTGGACTTTGGGACAAGCTGGAAGACTCTTCTCTACTCTTATTTCACAGCGGCGGCGAGCATTTACGAACCGGAACGGGCAAGAGAGCGGCTTGCCTGGGCCAAAACGAGCGTGTTGGTGGATACGATCGCCTCGTGTCTTGAGGGAGGGGGAACTTCTCACGAGCGAAGAAGAGCCTTCGTTCACGagttcagaaaattctccaagAAACAGGAGCACATAAATGGAAG GAGCTCCATTCCCGATACGGGAGGAGAAGGGCTGGTCGCAACTCTGCTCGGAACCCTGGACCAGCTCTCATTGCAAGCGTTGGTGGCTCGTGGCATAGACGTTAGCCATCCTATGCGTGCTGTG TGGGAAAAGTGGCTGCTGGGGTATGGAGAGGAAGGAGATAAGTTCAAAGGAGTCGTCGAGCTCCTTGTGCAGATGATAGCTCTCGGCGCTGGCGGCAACACCGCTCTCTCAGACGACCTCTCTTCTCATCCTCGGTACCACCATCTCTGCAACCTTGCTGACGCGATCTGCCGTCGCTTGGCTCGCCACCAAACCCAAGAGGTCTGCAAAAATGAGCGCGTCCAAACGGAAACGGCCATGCAAGAGCTGGTGCAGCTGGTGCTCCAGGATTCAACGCCCGTGATCAATAGAGAGTTGAAGGACGCATTCTTTGCAGTCACGAGGAGCTTCTACTACACTGCCCACTGTGATGCTGGGACAATCGATTCCCACATTGCCAAAGTGCTCTTCGAGAGAGTGAACTAA